The window ACCCATGATGTTATGCCCTGAAAGCTGGATTTCGGGGGATTGCTTTGCTGTAAAAGCAGTTGACCTGACTGAGACCATTCCGTTCACAGCACAGGCGAGATTGATTTTTTCCACGCCTTTTTCGAAAGCAGCATCCAGCTCTGTTCTGACGTTCCTTGCCTCGTTAAGGATCTTAAAGAACTCAAGAATAAGACCGTCTCTTTTCATCTTAAGGAGCTTGTGCCCGCTTTCAGAGAGCTTGACTCTTTTCTTGAGCTCGATTAGCTCCGACCGAGTTGGTTTTACGTCTTGAGCCATGGCACTCACTGAACCTTTCTGTGTGCAGGGTGGTATTTCTGGATGTACTTGTTGTCAATCCTACCCAACTGGTTTTCAGGCAGGTGCGAAAGAATCTTCCATCCGATGTCCAGAGTCTCTGCAATTGTCCTGTTTTCGTTTCTGCCCTGACGAACGAACTCGTTCTCGAAAAGGTCGGCAAACTCAAGGAACTTGACGTCTCTCTCAGACAGAGCTTCTTTACCGACGATAGCCACGAGACCTCTCAGGTCACGCCCTTCTGCATAACCCGCATACATCTGGTCAGAAACTGCCTTGTGGTCTTCCCTGGTCTTGCCAGCTCCGATACCGGAGTTCATCAGCCTTGACAGGGACGGCAGCACATTTATTGGAGGGTAGATACCTTTTCTATGCAGTTCTCTTGAAACCACAATCTGCCCTTCAGTAATATATCCGGACAGGTCAGGAATCGGGTGGGTAATATCGTCACCAGGCATTGACAGGATAGGAATCTGGGTAACGGATCCCTTTGCGCCCTTGACAATACCTGCTCGCTCGTAGAGAGTTGCAAGGTCAGTGTACATATAACCTGGATACCCACGACGACCGGGCACTTCATTACGAGCGGCACCCATCTGACGGAGAGCTTCTGCATAGTTGGTAATGTCAGTCAGAATGACAAGTACGTGCATACCGTGTTCGTATGCCAGATACTCAGCTGCGGTCAGTGCCATACGCGGAGTGACGATACGTTCGACAGCAGGGTCATCTGCAAGGTTGAGGAACACAACAGCCCTTTCCAGAGCCCCGGTCTTTTCGAAGTCGCTCATGAAATACTGGGCTTCTTCATTGGTGATACCCATTGCAGCGAAAACCACTGCGAACTCTGCTTCGGATCCGGGCACAGCAGCCTGTCTTGCGATTTGCAGGGCAATTTCGTTGTGTGGGAGACCTGCTCCTGAGAAGATAGGTAGTTTCTGTCCACGAACCAGAGTGTTTGTTCCGTCGATTGTGGAGATACCAGTCTGGATGAAATCCTTAGGAGGCAACCTGGCGTATGGGTTCATTGCAGCCCCATTGATATCCAGCATCTGGTCAGGCACAATCCGAGGTCCACCGTCAAGGGGATTTCCGGACCCTGAAAGGATCCTTCCGAGGAGGTCGATGGATGCAGGGAGCTTCAGGGTTTCCCCTGTGAAGACTACACCACAATTTTTGTCCAGACCACCAGTACCTTCAAAAATCTGGATAACCACTATGTCCGCTGAAGAGTCCAGCACCTCGCCTCTACGGGTGGTTCCGTCAGGCAGGTTGATAGTAACGATTTCTTTATAGCCTACAGGCTCTGTTTTTTCAACAAAGACAAGTGGTCCTGCAATCTGAGTGATTGTCTTATATTCTTTTACCATGCTTACCTACCTCTCA is drawn from Methanosarcina lacustris Z-7289 and contains these coding sequences:
- a CDS encoding ATP synthase subunit B; this encodes MVKEYKTITQIAGPLVFVEKTEPVGYKEIVTINLPDGTTRRGEVLDSSADIVVIQIFEGTGGLDKNCGVVFTGETLKLPASIDLLGRILSGSGNPLDGGPRIVPDQMLDINGAAMNPYARLPPKDFIQTGISTIDGTNTLVRGQKLPIFSGAGLPHNEIALQIARQAAVPGSEAEFAVVFAAMGITNEEAQYFMSDFEKTGALERAVVFLNLADDPAVERIVTPRMALTAAEYLAYEHGMHVLVILTDITNYAEALRQMGAARNEVPGRRGYPGYMYTDLATLYERAGIVKGAKGSVTQIPILSMPGDDITHPIPDLSGYITEGQIVVSRELHRKGIYPPINVLPSLSRLMNSGIGAGKTREDHKAVSDQMYAGYAEGRDLRGLVAIVGKEALSERDVKFLEFADLFENEFVRQGRNENRTIAETLDIGWKILSHLPENQLGRIDNKYIQKYHPAHRKVQ